The following are encoded together in the Streptomyces sp. NBC_01465 genome:
- the eboE gene encoding metabolite traffic protein EboE, which produces MRFRHPDGSTVHLSYCTNVHPAETLDGVRDQLRDHCEPVRKRLGRDRLGIGLWLARDAARALITDPAALRGLRGELDRRGLEVVTLNGFPYEGFGAEEVKYRVYKPDWTDPERLAHTTDLARLLASLLPDDATEGSISTLPLAWRTPFDDEAAEASRTALTTLAGRLDAIEELTGKSIRIALEPEPGCTVETTADAIGPLTAIASPRIGICIDTCHLATSFEDPSTALAALAAAGVPIPKAQLSAALHAEHPHLPEVREALAAFAEPRFLHQTRTRTRTGLRGTDDLDTALTGGELPDSTPWRSHFHVPLHAPPAPPLTSTLPVLQDVLARLVGGAKPLTRHLEVETYTWQALPTELRPRNRTQLADGIAAELTLARDLLTDLGLKELP; this is translated from the coding sequence ATGCGCTTCCGCCACCCCGACGGCTCGACCGTCCATCTCTCCTACTGCACCAACGTCCACCCCGCCGAGACCCTCGACGGCGTACGCGACCAGCTCCGCGACCACTGTGAACCCGTACGGAAGCGACTCGGCCGCGACCGCCTCGGTATCGGGCTCTGGCTGGCGAGGGACGCCGCCCGGGCCCTGATCACCGACCCGGCCGCCCTGCGCGGCCTGCGCGGCGAGCTCGACCGGCGGGGACTGGAGGTCGTCACCCTCAACGGCTTCCCCTACGAGGGCTTCGGCGCCGAAGAGGTCAAGTACCGCGTGTACAAGCCCGACTGGACCGACCCCGAACGCCTCGCCCACACCACCGACCTGGCCCGCCTCCTCGCATCCCTGCTCCCCGACGACGCCACCGAGGGCTCCATCTCGACCCTCCCGCTCGCCTGGCGCACACCTTTCGACGACGAGGCGGCCGAGGCGTCCCGCACCGCGCTGACCACCCTCGCAGGCCGCCTCGACGCCATCGAGGAGCTCACGGGGAAGTCGATACGGATCGCCCTCGAACCCGAGCCGGGCTGCACCGTCGAGACCACCGCGGACGCGATCGGCCCGCTCACCGCCATCGCATCCCCGCGCATCGGCATCTGCATCGACACCTGCCATCTGGCCACCTCCTTCGAGGACCCCTCGACCGCCCTCGCCGCCCTCGCAGCGGCCGGAGTCCCCATCCCCAAGGCCCAGCTCTCCGCCGCCCTGCACGCCGAACACCCCCACCTCCCCGAAGTCCGCGAGGCCCTCGCCGCTTTCGCCGAACCCCGGTTCCTCCACCAGACCCGCACCCGGACCCGTACGGGACTGCGCGGTACGGACGACCTGGACACCGCCCTCACCGGCGGCGAACTCCCCGACTCCACCCCGTGGCGCTCCCACTTCCACGTCCCCCTCCATGCCCCGCCCGCCCCACCACTCACCTCCACCCTCCCCGTGCTCCAGGACGTGCTGGCCCGTCTCGTCGGCGGCGCGAAACCGCTCACCCGCCACCTCGAGGTCGAGACCTACACCTGGCAGGCGCTCCCCACCGAGCTGCGCCCCCGCAACCGCACCCAGCTCGCCGACGGGATCGCCGCCGAACTCACCCTCGCCCGCGATCTGTTGACCGACCTCGGACTGAAGGAGCTGCCATGA
- a CDS encoding OFA family MFS transporter, translating to MTTTSINTPVPYREVRDANGRVYRLGETDRHIMGRPRWTMVLFPWMGMLGISSSEYAFTSAEDTLHDAHLWDSGHIFWLMGVWIFFQAAVAFPAGQLRESGRLPARSAMLLGALGTVLGYLSLAYAPHVAVAYLGFGMFSGIGAGLVYATCVNMVGKWYPERKGGKTGMVNGGFAYGSVPFVFLFTSYMDLSNYETVLVMVGVVCCTVVAVAGWFFKDPPKNWWPAHVDPLKVSDDPRIVRALAKNPPAVKQYTPREAARTPLLWMMWFCLLCTAGINIFGIAMQVPFGKEMGFAGGIVATAMSLKAIVNGTGRGVIGWISDKYGRRNTLIIVCIVLGAAQFGVFFSGDIGSMPFFLFCSMVSGFGGGAIFPLFAAMTADYFGENHNASNYGMVYSSKLISGLVGSGMGAVAVDSWGYGGAFAFAGSIGFASAVLALFLKAPGRPQPQVKRRLQPNPQPLGEEMA from the coding sequence ATGACCACCACTTCGATCAACACACCTGTTCCGTACCGCGAAGTCAGGGACGCGAACGGCCGTGTGTACCGGCTCGGAGAGACCGACCGGCACATCATGGGACGACCACGCTGGACCATGGTGCTCTTCCCATGGATGGGCATGCTGGGCATCAGTTCCTCGGAGTACGCCTTCACGTCCGCCGAGGACACGCTCCACGACGCACATCTGTGGGACAGCGGGCACATCTTCTGGCTGATGGGCGTCTGGATCTTCTTCCAGGCGGCCGTGGCCTTCCCCGCGGGGCAGCTGCGCGAGAGCGGGCGGCTGCCGGCCAGGAGCGCGATGCTCCTTGGCGCGCTCGGAACCGTACTGGGCTATCTGTCCCTGGCGTACGCACCGCATGTGGCCGTCGCGTACCTCGGCTTCGGGATGTTCAGCGGCATCGGCGCCGGCCTCGTCTACGCGACCTGCGTGAACATGGTCGGCAAGTGGTACCCGGAGCGCAAGGGCGGCAAGACCGGCATGGTCAACGGCGGTTTCGCCTATGGCTCGGTGCCCTTCGTCTTCCTCTTCACCTCGTACATGGACCTCTCCAACTACGAGACCGTGCTGGTGATGGTCGGCGTGGTCTGCTGCACCGTCGTCGCGGTCGCCGGCTGGTTCTTCAAGGACCCGCCGAAGAACTGGTGGCCCGCGCACGTCGACCCGCTGAAGGTCTCCGACGACCCCCGGATCGTCCGGGCGCTGGCGAAGAACCCTCCGGCGGTCAAGCAGTACACCCCGCGGGAGGCGGCCAGGACTCCCCTGCTGTGGATGATGTGGTTCTGCCTGCTCTGCACGGCCGGCATCAACATCTTCGGCATCGCCATGCAGGTGCCGTTCGGCAAGGAGATGGGCTTCGCCGGCGGGATCGTGGCAACGGCCATGTCGCTCAAGGCGATCGTGAACGGCACAGGCCGCGGTGTCATCGGCTGGATCTCCGACAAGTACGGCCGCCGCAACACCCTGATCATCGTCTGCATCGTGCTGGGGGCCGCGCAGTTCGGGGTCTTCTTCTCCGGGGACATCGGCTCGATGCCCTTCTTCCTCTTCTGCTCGATGGTCTCCGGCTTCGGCGGCGGCGCCATCTTCCCCCTGTTCGCGGCGATGACCGCGGACTACTTCGGTGAGAACCACAACGCTTCCAACTACGGCATGGTCTACAGCTCCAAGCTGATCTCCGGCCTCGTCGGCTCCGGCATGGGCGCCGTCGCCGTCGACTCGTGGGGATACGGCGGCGCCTTCGCGTTCGCCGGTTCCATCGGCTTCGCATCAGCCGTGCTCGCACTCTTCCTCAAGGCTCCAGGACGTCCGCAGCCGCAGGTCAAGCGACGCCTCCAGCCGAACCCGCAACCGCTTGGCGAGGAGATGGCCTGA
- a CDS encoding sugar phosphate isomerase/epimerase family protein: MTDHPAPLRLGYGTNGLTDLRLDDALHLLADLGYDGVGLTLDHMHLDPLAPDLPTRTRRIAHTLDRLGLAVTVETGARYVLDPRRKHGPSLLDPDPEARATRVRLLQTAVQVAADLGAHAVHCFSGITPEGTDPDTAWKRLAEALTPVLETAAAARIPLAVEPEPGHLLSSLADFHHLRRTLGDPELLGLTLDIGHCQCLEEASPADCVREAAPWLRHVQIEDMRRGVHEHLPFGDGEIDFPPVLEALAATGYQGLTVVELPRHSHAGPELARASIDFLRKAAPACR, translated from the coding sequence ATGACAGACCACCCCGCACCGCTCCGCCTCGGCTACGGCACCAACGGCCTCACCGACCTCCGTCTCGACGACGCCCTCCACCTCCTCGCCGACCTCGGCTACGACGGCGTCGGCCTGACCCTCGATCACATGCACCTCGACCCCCTCGCACCGGACCTCCCCACCCGCACCCGCCGCATCGCGCACACACTCGACCGCCTCGGCCTAGCCGTCACCGTCGAGACCGGCGCCCGCTACGTCCTCGACCCCCGCCGCAAACACGGCCCCTCCCTCCTCGACCCGGACCCCGAGGCCCGCGCCACCCGCGTCCGACTCCTCCAAACCGCCGTGCAGGTCGCCGCCGACCTCGGCGCCCACGCCGTGCACTGCTTCAGCGGGATCACCCCCGAAGGCACCGACCCCGACACGGCCTGGAAGCGCCTCGCCGAAGCACTCACCCCGGTCCTGGAGACCGCCGCGGCCGCCCGCATCCCCCTCGCCGTCGAACCCGAACCGGGCCACCTCCTCTCCTCCCTCGCCGACTTCCATCACCTCCGCCGCACCCTCGGCGACCCCGAACTCCTCGGCCTCACCCTCGACATCGGCCACTGCCAGTGCCTGGAGGAGGCCTCGCCCGCCGACTGCGTACGCGAAGCCGCGCCCTGGTTGCGGCACGTCCAGATCGAGGACATGCGGCGCGGCGTCCACGAGCACCTCCCGTTCGGGGACGGCGAGATCGACTTCCCGCCCGTGCTCGAAGCCCTCGCCGCCACCGGCTACCAGGGGCTCACCGTCGTCGAACTGCCCCGCCACTCCCACGCGGGTCCCGAACTGGCCCGCGCCTCCATCGACTTCCTCCGGAAGGCGGCCCCGGCATGCCGATGA
- a CDS encoding TatD family hydrolase: protein MRIFDPHIHMTSRTTDDYRAMYDAGVRALVEPSFWLGQPRTSPESFFDYFDALLGWEPFRASQYGIAHHCTLALNPKEANDPRCTPVLDALPRYLVKDNVVAVGEIGYDSMTPAEDTALATQLQLAADHRLPALVHTPHRDKLTGLRRTVDVVRESDLPPERVLLDHLNETTVKDAADSGCWLGFSIYPDTKMDEDRMVAVLRTYGTDKVLVNSAADWGKSDPLKTRKVGDAMLKAGFTEGDVEKVLWDNPVAFYGLSGRLRLDTDEPQQATHEGNSILRGGA from the coding sequence ATGCGCATCTTCGACCCGCACATCCACATGACCTCCCGCACCACCGACGACTACCGGGCGATGTACGACGCCGGAGTGCGCGCCCTCGTCGAACCGTCCTTCTGGCTCGGCCAGCCCCGCACCTCGCCGGAGAGCTTCTTCGACTACTTCGACGCGCTCCTCGGCTGGGAGCCCTTCCGCGCCTCCCAGTACGGCATCGCCCACCACTGCACGCTCGCCCTCAACCCCAAAGAGGCGAACGACCCCCGCTGCACCCCCGTGCTCGACGCACTGCCCCGCTATCTGGTCAAGGACAACGTCGTCGCCGTCGGCGAGATCGGCTACGACTCGATGACCCCCGCCGAGGACACCGCCCTCGCCACCCAGCTCCAACTCGCCGCCGACCACCGCCTGCCCGCCCTGGTCCACACCCCGCACCGGGACAAGCTCACCGGGCTGCGCCGCACCGTCGACGTCGTCCGCGAGTCGGACCTCCCCCCGGAGCGCGTCCTGCTCGACCACCTCAACGAGACGACCGTGAAGGACGCCGCCGACAGCGGCTGCTGGCTCGGGTTCTCCATCTACCCCGACACCAAGATGGACGAGGACCGCATGGTCGCCGTGCTGCGGACGTACGGAACCGACAAGGTCCTGGTCAACTCGGCCGCCGACTGGGGAAAGAGCGACCCGCTCAAGACCCGCAAGGTCGGCGACGCCATGCTCAAGGCCGGCTTCACCGAGGGCGACGTCGAGAAGGTCCTGTGGGACAACCCTGTCGCCTTCTACGGGCTCAGCGGGCGCCTTCGCCTCGACACCGACGAACCCCAACAGGCCACCCACGAAGGCAATTCCATCCTCCGCGGAGGTGCCTGA
- a CDS encoding EboA domain-containing protein — MPMTIRMRTRKELEGLLPGAARAWLDEALAEAEQQAPVWEMRFATAARECSREHANSVRTLLLAEARADTTTLTRLYQQGTAEERQAVLLALPALPALGPTALPLVEDALRTNDTRIVAAAVGPYAAAHLDPHAWRHAVLKCLFTGVPVDAVAGLPGRAHGDAELARMLRDFASERTAAGRAIPHDLHRVLALTVPE; from the coding sequence ATGCCGATGACGATCCGGATGAGGACCCGCAAGGAACTCGAAGGTCTGCTCCCCGGAGCCGCCCGCGCCTGGCTCGACGAGGCCCTTGCCGAGGCCGAACAGCAGGCCCCCGTATGGGAGATGAGGTTCGCGACGGCGGCTCGCGAGTGCAGCCGGGAGCACGCGAACTCTGTCCGTACGCTCCTCCTCGCCGAGGCCCGCGCCGACACCACCACCCTCACCCGGCTCTACCAGCAGGGAACGGCAGAAGAACGGCAGGCGGTCCTCCTCGCCCTGCCCGCTCTCCCCGCCCTCGGCCCCACCGCCCTTCCCCTCGTCGAGGACGCCCTGCGCACCAACGACACCCGCATCGTCGCCGCGGCCGTCGGCCCCTACGCCGCAGCGCATCTCGACCCGCACGCCTGGCGGCACGCCGTCCTCAAATGCCTGTTCACCGGAGTCCCCGTCGACGCTGTCGCCGGCCTTCCCGGCCGCGCCCACGGGGACGCCGAACTCGCCAGGATGCTCCGCGACTTCGCCAGTGAGCGCACCGCCGCCGGCCGCGCGATCCCCCACGACCTCCACCGCGTACTGGCCCTGACCGTCCCGGAGTAG
- a CDS encoding sugar phosphate isomerase/epimerase family protein, with protein sequence MSNHHDLPAESLRQRLGINRRNFLSTCTAAAVGAIAAPVFGASPAFAQSQTQGGHGHDHGRGSVLVPAGKRGIILYTVRDATGRDPLSSDLPSGFREVFKELARYGYKQVEFAGYGQHANAPGGANLESVEGAKLLRSWLDEYGLRAQGNHGFIPGSWPLSEPDTETFKKHLEIANILGMDHVGTGGDPTGSAYRADWDVAADKWNALGAIAHRAGLKLYTHNHDAAYDFLLDGGPLDAQGRPTRSSGIRKLEYFLKATDPRTVWLEMDIFWAHVAQYKFHTYTAHDGSAHEKVFDPAALVRAHNKRYPLFHAKDGTRNDTNGMGYDMVPFGTGVIDYTRFFSRVGEKNYHNPMVEQDNAPSSTDLGQSLKHAKIGYDHLAALRGKC encoded by the coding sequence GTGAGCAACCACCACGACCTTCCCGCCGAGTCCCTGAGACAGCGCCTCGGCATCAACCGCCGCAACTTCCTCTCCACCTGCACCGCAGCCGCCGTCGGTGCGATCGCGGCCCCGGTGTTCGGCGCCTCGCCGGCCTTCGCCCAGTCGCAGACGCAGGGCGGCCACGGCCACGACCACGGCCGGGGCAGCGTCCTCGTCCCCGCCGGCAAGCGCGGCATCATCCTCTACACCGTGCGTGACGCGACGGGCCGCGACCCGCTCTCCTCCGACCTGCCCTCCGGCTTCCGCGAGGTCTTCAAGGAGCTGGCCCGCTACGGCTACAAGCAGGTCGAGTTCGCCGGCTACGGCCAGCACGCCAACGCCCCCGGCGGCGCCAACCTCGAATCCGTGGAAGGCGCGAAGCTGCTCCGCTCCTGGCTCGACGAGTACGGTCTGCGCGCCCAGGGCAACCACGGCTTCATCCCCGGATCGTGGCCCCTCAGCGAGCCCGACACCGAGACGTTCAAGAAGCACCTGGAGATCGCCAACATCCTCGGGATGGACCACGTGGGCACAGGTGGCGACCCCACCGGCAGCGCCTACCGGGCCGACTGGGACGTGGCGGCCGACAAGTGGAACGCACTCGGCGCCATCGCGCACCGCGCGGGTCTCAAGCTCTACACCCACAACCACGACGCGGCGTACGACTTCCTGCTCGACGGCGGCCCGCTCGACGCCCAGGGCCGCCCGACTCGCAGCTCCGGCATCCGCAAGCTGGAGTACTTCCTCAAGGCCACCGACCCGAGGACCGTCTGGCTGGAGATGGACATCTTCTGGGCGCACGTCGCCCAGTACAAGTTCCACACGTACACCGCCCACGACGGCTCGGCCCACGAGAAGGTCTTCGACCCGGCCGCCCTGGTCCGCGCCCACAACAAGCGCTACCCGCTCTTCCACGCCAAGGACGGCACCCGTAACGACACCAACGGCATGGGCTACGACATGGTGCCCTTCGGCACCGGTGTCATCGACTACACCCGCTTCTTCAGCCGCGTCGGCGAGAAGAACTACCACAACCCCATGGTCGAGCAGGACAACGCACCGAGCTCCACGGACCTCGGCCAGTCCCTGAAGCACGCGAAGATCGGCTACGACCACCTGGCCGCGCTCCGCGGGAAGTGCTGA
- the frc gene encoding formyl-CoA transferase, which yields MTKALEGIRVLDMTHVQSGPSATQLLAWLGADVVKLEAPSGDITRKQLRDLPDVDSLYFTMLNCNKRSITLNTKSERGKEILTELIRRSDVMVENFGPGAVDRMGFTWEKIQEINPRIVYASIKGFGDGPYTNFKAYEVVAQAMGGSMTSTGFEDGPPLATGAQIGDSGTGIHAVAGILAALFQRENTGRGQRVNVAMQHAVLNLCRVKLRDQQRLAHGPLAEYPNEDFGEAVPRSGNASGGGQPGWAVRCAPGGPNDYVYVIVQPVGWQPISELIGRPELAEDPDWATPEARLPKLPKMFQLIEEWTSTLPKWEVLEKLNARNVPCGPILSTKEIIEDASLAANEIVVEVEHPERGTFTTVGSPLKLSDSPVDVTTSPLLGEHNAEVYIGELGLGDEELRLLKTAGVI from the coding sequence GTGACCAAAGCTCTAGAGGGCATACGCGTCCTCGACATGACCCATGTACAGTCCGGGCCCTCGGCCACCCAGCTCCTCGCCTGGCTCGGCGCAGACGTGGTGAAGCTGGAGGCGCCCTCCGGGGACATCACCCGCAAGCAGCTCCGCGATCTCCCGGACGTCGACTCGCTCTACTTCACGATGCTCAACTGCAACAAGCGGAGCATCACGCTCAACACCAAGTCGGAGCGCGGCAAGGAGATCCTCACCGAGCTCATCCGCCGCTCGGACGTGATGGTGGAGAACTTCGGCCCGGGCGCGGTCGACCGGATGGGCTTCACCTGGGAGAAGATCCAGGAGATCAACCCGAGGATCGTCTACGCCTCCATCAAGGGCTTCGGGGACGGCCCGTACACCAACTTCAAGGCGTACGAGGTCGTCGCGCAGGCCATGGGCGGCTCGATGACCTCCACCGGCTTCGAGGACGGCCCGCCGCTGGCGACCGGCGCGCAGATCGGCGACTCGGGCACCGGCATCCACGCCGTGGCCGGCATCCTCGCCGCGCTCTTCCAGCGGGAGAACACCGGGCGCGGGCAGCGCGTCAACGTCGCCATGCAGCACGCCGTGCTCAATCTCTGCCGGGTGAAGCTGCGCGACCAACAGCGCCTGGCCCACGGCCCGTTGGCGGAGTACCCCAACGAGGACTTCGGCGAGGCGGTGCCGCGCTCGGGCAACGCGAGCGGCGGCGGTCAGCCGGGCTGGGCGGTCAGGTGCGCACCCGGCGGACCCAACGACTACGTCTATGTCATCGTGCAGCCGGTCGGCTGGCAGCCCATCAGCGAACTCATCGGGCGCCCCGAACTGGCCGAGGACCCGGACTGGGCGACGCCGGAGGCCCGGCTGCCCAAGCTCCCCAAGATGTTCCAGCTCATCGAGGAGTGGACCTCGACCCTCCCCAAGTGGGAGGTCCTGGAGAAACTCAACGCCCGCAACGTCCCCTGCGGACCGATCCTCTCCACCAAGGAGATCATCGAGGACGCATCCCTCGCCGCCAACGAGATCGTCGTCGAGGTCGAGCATCCCGAGCGCGGCACCTTCACCACCGTCGGCTCCCCGCTGAAGCTCTCCGACTCCCCCGTCGACGTCACCACCTCCCCCCTGCTCGGTGAGCACAACGCGGAGGTGTACATCGGCGAACTCGGTCTGGGCGACGAGGAGTTGCGCCTGCTCAAGACCGCAGGAGTCATCTGA
- a CDS encoding acetate--CoA ligase family protein, whose amino-acid sequence MPLPGTAQPDQAAVRAVLDAALAEGRSALTAPEAKRIADAYDIPVPAEALAECADEAVALADRIGFPVALKIVSPEIVHKTDAGGVRIGVATHAEVRAAFTSIVANARRYAPDATLLGVQVQQMVPAGTEVIVGMVTDPTFGKIVAFGLGGVLVEVLKDITFRLAPASEDDALSMLDSIRAAEVLRGVRGGAAVDRTTLSHLIVGVSQLAADFPEIAEIDLNPVFASADGVMAADVRILLGGPAPAPRRSYSRSEILTSMRRLMQPRSVAVIGASNEEGKIGNSVMKNLVAGGFPGDIHPVNRKADDILGRKAYKSVMDVPGEPDVAVFAIPAQFVAAALEEVGRKGIPNAVLIPSGFAETGEQAMQDELVAIAERYGVRLLGPNIYGYYSTWHDLCATFCTPYDVKGGVALTSQSGGIGMAILGFARTTRTGVSAIVGLGNKSDLDEDDLLTWFGEDPNTQCIAMHLEDLKDGRAFVDAARATVPKKPVVVLKAGRTSAGAKAAGSHTGALAGDDAVYEDILKQAGVIRAPGLSEMLEYARALPVLPTPKGDNVVIITGAGGSGVLLSDAIVDNGLSLMEIPDDLDAAFKAFIPPFGAAGNPIDITGGEPPSTYEATIRLGLEDPRIHSLVLGYWHTIVTPPMVFAELTARVVEEFRLRGIQKPVVASLAGDVEVEEACQYLFERGVVAYPYTTEKPVAALGAKYRWARAAGLLGGRT is encoded by the coding sequence ATGCCGCTCCCCGGAACAGCGCAGCCCGACCAGGCAGCGGTCAGGGCGGTGCTCGACGCGGCCCTCGCCGAGGGCCGCAGCGCCCTCACCGCGCCCGAGGCCAAGCGGATCGCGGACGCGTACGACATCCCCGTCCCCGCCGAGGCGCTCGCCGAGTGCGCGGACGAGGCGGTGGCGCTGGCCGACCGGATCGGGTTCCCGGTCGCGCTCAAGATCGTCTCCCCCGAGATCGTGCACAAGACGGACGCGGGCGGCGTACGGATCGGAGTCGCGACGCATGCCGAGGTGCGGGCCGCCTTCACCTCGATCGTCGCCAACGCCCGCCGGTACGCGCCCGATGCGACGCTCCTCGGCGTCCAGGTCCAGCAGATGGTGCCGGCCGGGACCGAGGTGATCGTCGGCATGGTCACCGACCCCACCTTCGGCAAGATCGTCGCGTTCGGGCTCGGCGGGGTGCTGGTGGAGGTGCTGAAGGACATCACCTTCCGGCTCGCGCCCGCCTCCGAGGACGACGCGCTGTCGATGCTGGACTCGATCCGGGCCGCTGAGGTCCTGCGCGGGGTGCGGGGCGGGGCGGCCGTGGACCGTACGACGCTCTCCCATCTGATCGTCGGCGTCTCGCAACTGGCGGCCGACTTCCCCGAGATCGCGGAGATCGACCTCAACCCGGTCTTCGCGTCCGCGGACGGGGTGATGGCCGCCGACGTACGGATCCTGCTCGGCGGACCGGCCCCGGCCCCCCGGCGTTCGTACAGCCGCTCGGAGATCCTCACCTCGATGCGCCGGCTGATGCAGCCGCGCTCGGTCGCCGTCATCGGTGCCTCCAACGAGGAGGGGAAGATCGGCAATTCGGTCATGAAGAACCTGGTGGCAGGGGGTTTTCCGGGAGATATCCACCCGGTGAACCGCAAGGCCGACGACATACTCGGCCGTAAGGCTTACAAGAGCGTCATGGATGTTCCTGGTGAGCCTGATGTGGCGGTCTTCGCGATCCCCGCGCAGTTCGTCGCCGCCGCCCTCGAAGAGGTCGGCCGCAAGGGGATACCCAACGCCGTCCTCATCCCGTCCGGCTTCGCCGAGACCGGCGAACAGGCCATGCAGGACGAGCTCGTGGCCATCGCGGAGCGGTACGGAGTACGGCTGCTCGGCCCGAACATCTACGGCTACTACTCGACGTGGCACGACCTCTGCGCCACCTTCTGCACGCCGTACGACGTGAAGGGCGGCGTCGCCCTCACCTCGCAGTCCGGCGGCATCGGGATGGCGATCCTCGGGTTCGCGCGCACCACCAGGACCGGTGTCTCGGCCATCGTGGGGCTCGGCAACAAGTCGGACCTGGACGAGGACGACCTGCTGACCTGGTTCGGCGAGGACCCCAACACCCAGTGCATCGCCATGCACCTGGAGGACCTCAAGGACGGCCGCGCCTTCGTCGACGCGGCCCGCGCGACCGTGCCGAAGAAGCCGGTCGTGGTCCTCAAGGCGGGCCGCACCAGCGCCGGTGCGAAGGCGGCGGGCTCGCACACCGGGGCCCTTGCAGGGGACGACGCGGTGTACGAGGACATCCTCAAGCAGGCCGGGGTGATCAGGGCGCCCGGTCTGAGCGAGATGCTGGAGTACGCGCGGGCCCTGCCCGTGCTGCCCACCCCCAAGGGCGACAACGTCGTCATCATCACGGGGGCCGGCGGCTCCGGAGTGCTGCTCTCCGACGCGATCGTCGACAACGGGCTCTCGCTGATGGAGATCCCGGACGACCTGGACGCCGCGTTCAAGGCCTTCATCCCGCCCTTCGGCGCGGCCGGCAACCCCATCGACATCACGGGCGGCGAGCCGCCGTCGACGTACGAGGCGACGATCCGCCTGGGCCTCGAGGATCCGCGGATCCACTCGCTGGTCCTCGGCTACTGGCACACGATCGTCACTCCCCCGATGGTCTTCGCGGAGCTGACGGCGCGCGTGGTGGAGGAGTTCAGGCTGCGCGGCATCCAGAAGCCGGTGGTCGCGTCCCTGGCGGGCGACGTCGAGGTCGAGGAGGCCTGCCAGTACCTCTTCGAGCGGGGTGTCGTGGCCTACCCGTACACGACGGAGAAGCCGGTCGCCGCGCTCGGCGCGAAGTATCGGTGGGCCCGGGCCGCAGGTCTGTTGGGAGGCCGCACATGA
- a CDS encoding OFA family MFS transporter, which translates to MTTEHTATETGRATAGQAYREVKDARGRVYRIGESDHRILGRPRWTMVALPWAAMLAISVFEYAFGSAEDTLSEAKHWTSSNTFWVLSVWIFFQAAVSFPTGKLREKGILTSRAAMLIGSVLSLLGFVSLSHAPNIGFALVGFGFLGGTGSGLIYSTCVNMVGKWYPERKGGKTGLVNGAFAYGAVPFIFLFQYGFNTSNYRTVLDLVGFYVLAVTLVAGMFFKDPPKNWWPAEVDPLNTASDEKIALAMAKNPPAVRQFTPGEALKTGVVPLMWFCMLCCAGVSIFGISFQVPYAKDIGFGPLIAASSMGVMSVINGTGRGVVGWLSDRLGRQRTLTYVCLTLAVAQFGVLWAGDVRSEWLFLVFAFVSGFAGGAFYPLFAALVPDYFGENNNASNYGMVYSAKLVSGLFGGGLGAMVVDSWGYDGAYAMAGGVSIVAACLSLLLRQPRGEKAVAVPA; encoded by the coding sequence ATGACAACGGAACACACAGCCACCGAGACCGGACGGGCCACCGCCGGTCAGGCATATCGAGAGGTCAAGGACGCCCGCGGCCGCGTCTACCGGATCGGCGAGAGCGACCACCGGATACTCGGCCGGCCGCGCTGGACGATGGTGGCGCTGCCCTGGGCGGCGATGCTCGCCATCAGCGTCTTCGAGTACGCCTTCGGATCCGCCGAGGACACGCTTTCCGAGGCGAAGCACTGGACGTCCTCCAACACCTTCTGGGTGCTGAGCGTCTGGATCTTCTTCCAGGCGGCGGTGTCCTTCCCGACCGGCAAACTGCGCGAGAAGGGGATCCTCACCAGCCGGGCGGCGATGCTGATCGGTTCGGTGCTCTCCCTGCTGGGGTTCGTGAGCCTCAGCCACGCGCCCAACATCGGTTTCGCTCTGGTCGGCTTCGGCTTCCTCGGCGGTACGGGGTCCGGGCTGATCTACTCGACCTGCGTCAACATGGTCGGCAAGTGGTACCCGGAGCGCAAGGGCGGCAAGACGGGCCTGGTCAACGGGGCGTTCGCGTACGGGGCCGTGCCGTTCATCTTCCTCTTCCAGTACGGCTTCAACACCTCGAACTACCGCACCGTGCTGGACCTCGTCGGCTTCTACGTCCTCGCCGTGACGCTGGTGGCCGGGATGTTCTTCAAGGACCCGCCGAAGAACTGGTGGCCGGCCGAGGTGGACCCGCTGAACACCGCGAGCGACGAGAAGATCGCCCTGGCGATGGCCAAGAACCCGCCCGCGGTACGGCAGTTCACGCCGGGCGAGGCGCTGAAGACCGGGGTCGTCCCGCTGATGTGGTTCTGCATGCTGTGCTGTGCGGGCGTCTCCATCTTCGGGATCTCCTTCCAGGTTCCGTACGCCAAGGACATCGGCTTCGGCCCGCTCATCGCGGCCTCCTCGATGGGTGTCATGTCGGTGATCAACGGCACCGGGCGCGGGGTCGTCGGCTGGCTCTCCGACCGGCTCGGCCGTCAGCGCACCCTCACCTACGTCTGTCTGACCCTGGCGGTCGCGCAGTTCGGGGTGCTGTGGGCGGGCGACGTCCGCAGCGAGTGGCTGTTCCTGGTCTTCGCCTTTGTGTCCGGCTTCGCGGGCGGCGCGTTCTATCCGCTCTTCGCGGCCCTCGTACCGGACTACTTCGGCGAGAACAACAACGCATCGAACTATGGCATGGTCTACAGCGCCAAGCTGGTGAGCGGCCTGTTCGGTGGCGGGCTCGGCGCGATGGTCGTCGACTCGTGGGGCTACGACGGGGCGTATGCGATGGCCGGCGGAGTCTCGATCGTGGCCGCCTGCCTTTCGTTGCTGCTGCGGCAGCCCCGGGGGGAGAAGGCGGTGGCCGTACCCGCGTAA